The genomic stretch AAACCTTTCACTATTGCCTATAACCAGATGCTGGATGGCCAAGTGGAGCGACAGATGAAACGCTCTATCAAAATGATAGCCGATTTCTGGTATACCGCCTGGGTGGACGCCGGACAGCCTGACCTGACACCGCTACTGAACCAAAAGATTCCAGCAGAAGCTTGGCAAAAACCTTCTTCGGGGAACAACATCAAGGCAAGGGGCCATAAATTCTAGTATTTTCACATAAAAAGTACGAGCCCTGTCATCGTGGATAAGTGTTTATGGTCGTTATTTGACCTCCATTTTCAGGCAGACTTCAAATAGAGCCGTATACTATTGGCAATGCGGGTAAATGTATCCCTGAACTTATCTTCATCTTCTTCCAATAACGTCACCCGAAAGCCTCTAAGGTTAGAACAAAATGAACTTACGGGCACTACGCAAATCCCTTCTGATGCCAAAAGGTTATACACAAATCGTTTGTCGTGCGGCATATCATCCTCATTGAGCCACTGTGAAAGGTAGCCCTTGACGCGCACATCCTCCACCGGAAGGTACTGCCGCTCATTGAGCATGGCCTCATCAAAGACAATGGTGTTATAAAACGCTCCTTTGGTCTTATTGAACTTGATTCCAGGAACACCTGAAAGCACCTCTTCCATAATCTGGCTCCTTTTGCCTATCCGGTCATTGGCGTTTTTCCGGTAGGGCAAGTATTTGGGATGGCTCATGATCTTGGGAATGGCCAGCTGGGGAAGCATGGTGGAGCATACCTCGATCATTTTGGCATTTTCCAATGTCGTGCAGAGCTTGTTAAACTCCTCGGAGCCGTTCTTATTGTAGAATTCCATCCAGCCACAACGCGACCCTGGCCAAGGAAATTCCTTAGAAATCCCCTTGAGGGATATTCCCGGGAGGTCACCGATTACCTCAGAAAGGGTAATGGCCTCATGGCCGTTATAGGTGATATTTTGATAAATCTCATCTGCAATCAGCAGCAAGTTAAACTCTCGAGCAATGGCCACAAATTGCTCCAGCACCTCTCTCGGATACACCATTCCGGTGGGATTGTCAGGATTGATGATCAATAGACCTACGATATTGGGATTGTACTTCACCTTATTGTACAAATCATCCATATCCGGATACCAACTATTGTCCGGATCCAACCTGTAGGTTATTGGAAAAGTATTGGCATGGGCTGCTTCGGCAGAACTGTGGGTGGAATAGGCCGGAGAAGGGCCTATGATCCTGGCTGTAGGGATCAGAAACTGGTACAGCTTGGCTATGGCATCACCAAGACCATTGAAAAACAAAATATCGTCTTCGGAAACCTGCACCCCGTTACGCTTATTATTAAGCCCTGCAAGGTACTGCCGGGTCTTCAGCATCCCTTTGGAATCAGAATAGCCATAGGTCTTATCATCACTGACAAGATCCTTTACGATATCCTTCATCCATGCCGGAATGGTATTGCTCTTCTGGATGGGATCACCGATATTTTCCCAAGTGATCTCAAATCCCAGGCCTTCAATAATCTTTGCTTTTTTTACGATTCCCCTGATTTCGTAGTTCAGTTCATCGGCCCCAGGGGCCAGCAAAATCTGTCTGATCATAACACTCCCAATCAATAATGCATTTTAAAATTTCCGCCAAAGGTAGGGAAAATTAATTCCCTGACCTTCTTATAGCGGCAATAAAATTTGGCACTCACACTCTTTCCCAAACTTTCCCCAAGTTTGATCATTTTAGTTTTTTGTACTTAATCCTTTTAGGATCCACGTCTCCCAGTCGTTTTCTTTTGTTCTCCTCATAATCAGTAAAGTTCCCTTCAAACCAGTACACTTGGGAATCCCCTTCAAATGCCAGAATATGTGTACAAATTCTATCCAGGAACCACCGGTCGTGGGAAATCACCACCGCGCAGCCCCCAAAGTTTTCCAAGGCTTCCTCCAGAGACCTCAGCGTATTGACATCCAAGTCATTGGTAGGTTCATCGAGCAGTAGCAGGTTTCCATTTTCCTTTAGGGTCAATGCCAAATGCACCCGGTTTCTTTCCCCACCGGAAAGCACGCCTACCTTTTTCTCTTGATCTGAGCCTGAAAAATTAAATTTGCTCACGTAAGCCCTGGCATTCATTTCTTTATTGCCAAGCTTGATGTTTTCATTTCCTTCAGAAATCGTCTGGTAAACACTCTTGTTGGCATCTAACAGGTCATGTTCTTGGTCCACATATGCCAATTGAACGGTTTCCCCTACCTCAAAACTACCGGCATCAGGTTGTTCATTTCCGGTAATCAGCTTAAACAAGGTCGATTTACCGGCACCGTTTGGCCCAATAATCCCAACGATCCCTCCTTGGGGAAGGGCAAATGTCAAATCTTCAAAAAGTAACTTGTCGCCATAAGACTTGGAAACACCGTTCACCTCGATCACCTTCGACCCCAACCTCGGTCCCGGCGGGATATACAGCTCCAGTTTGGATTCGCGCTCCTTGGCATCCTCTCCTACCAATTTCTCATAGGCACTCAGACGGGCTTTTCCTTTGGCTTGCTTCGCCTTGGGTGTCATCTTGATCCATTCCAGTTCGCGCTCAAGGGTCTTCTGACGCTTAGATTCAGACTTCTCCTCCTGTGCCAGTCGTTTCTGTTTTTGATCCAGCCAGCTACTGTAGTTACCTTTCCACGGAATCCCCTCTCCCCTGTCCAGTTCAAGGATCCAGCCGGCTACATTATCCAAGAAATAACGGTCGTGGGTTACGGCGATTACAGTGCCTTTATATTGTTTTAAGTGTTGCTCCAGCCAATGCACTGATTCGGCATCCAGGTGGTTGGTAGGTTCATCCAGCAGGAGCACGTCCGGCTCTTGAAGCAATAGACGGCAAAGCGCCACCCGCCGCTTTTCACCTCCTGAAAGATTGCTGACGACGGCATCACTAGGGGGAAGTCTCAGGGCATCCATGGCCTTGTCCAGCACCACATCAAGTTCCCAGGCATTGGCAGCATCCAGTTTTTCCTGGACTTCTCCCTGCTTTTCGATCAGCTTATTCATGGCATCAGGATCTTCCATCACAGCAGGATCCATGAATTTTTCATTTATCTCCTCAAATTCCTTGAGCAGCGCCACCGTGTCTGCCACAGCCTCTTCCACCACTTCCTTGACGGTTTTTTCAGGATCCAGCTGAGGTTCTTGCTCCAACATCCCCACCGAATAACCTGAAGACCAAGCCACTTCTCCTTGGTACTCCGTATCCAAACCAGCTATAATTTTTAACAAAGAACTCTTTCCAGAGCCATTCAAGCCCAATACACCAATTTTAGCCCCATAAAAAAAAGACAGGTAAATATCTTTCAACACCTTCTTTTGGGGAGGGTAGATTTTTGATACCCCGGCCATTGAAAATATAATTTTCTCGTCACTCATATTTATTTGTTTTACCTTATGGTTATATTTATGATGGAACAAATATGGCAAATAATCGCCTTCTTTAGGATAAATGCATCTTAATTAATTAATTTGCACAAAACAAGAATTAGCCAACTTACCACCAACCTATTAAATCGAGATGGAGCATCCATACGGATACATTAAAGACGACAAAGTTTATTTAAAAGGTTTTCTAAATCAGGGGGACAGAGTGATTGGAGAGGTCAAGGAAAGCGAAGCTTCCACCATCAAATACTTTGAAGATCGGTTTGAACTAGCGAAGAAAAAAGTAGCGGACCTTAAAAAAGACATCGAAGAAAATCAAAATAAGGGTTCCTTTCTAATGAAACTTATTCATTTAAGGGAATCATTGATGCAGTACGATGCCTTGGGGGATTTTGTGCCCTTGATTGACGAGCTCAACGAACAGGAAGAATTCCTCAATGAGATCATCCAAGCCAATCGTGAACGTAACCTGGAAATCAAGCGCGGCCTAATAGAGGAAGCCCGTGAGATCATGAATGACACCGACTGGAAGGAGACCTCGGAAAAATTCAGGGACCTAAAACTTCGATGGATCAAGACAGGACCTGTCTCTCCGGAGCTAAAAGATGAAATAGAAGGAGCCTTCAAGGAAACCACGGATACGTTTTTTGAAAACCGCAAGAACTATTTTGATGGCCTGGCCCTTCAAGCAGAAGAGAACATCAAAGTATACGAGTCCCTCGTAGAACAAGCGCGGGAAGCTTTCAACATGCAAGATGTAAAGCAAGCCTTCGAAATCAGTAAGCGTATCCAAAAGCAGTGGAAGGAATCCGGGAAAGTACCTGCAGAAAAAAGACAGCCGCTCTGGGATGAGTTTTCCAGGTTAAACAACAAGATTTTTGGTCGTTTTAAGCGTACCATGCAAAACCGACCACGCCAGGGCTATAACCAGCCTACCCATTTGCGGCCTTTCGAAGTAGTCAAAAAAATAGAAAAGCTTGCCGAGTCTATGAGGGATCTTTCGCTGGGCGACACTAGCCCAGAAAAAATTTCCAAGGCAAAGCGGCTACAGGCTGAATGGAAATTGTTACCTCCTAAAAAGCCCAGAGAAGCACAACAATATTCAAGATTGTTCGTCTTCTTTACTGATATTGTCTTTGAAAAATCTTTTTTACATAAACTTGCAAGATCCAAATATGATAACTACTATGATATGGACGAGCAAGAACAAAGGCAAGTCAAAATCAGTATCATGAAAGACCTGGTCTCCAGAGATGAAAAAGAACTGGAAACAGTCAAAGAAAACTCGGAGAATTTCAGATCGCATGAACCTGATTTCGAAACCATGTTATATAGAAAAATCAGTGCGTACAAAAGGAAGCTGGATGTGAAAAATCACATTATTAAGGAACTTTCAAACAAATAAGAAGTTAGGGTAAAAAAAAATAAAAGATTTTATATTTTTGCTTCCCCGTGTACAACGGAAACACTTAAAATGTAGACACTATGTATTGGACGTTAGAATTAGCATCTTACTTGGAAGATGCACCATGGCCAGCTACTAAAGATGAATTGATCGATTATGCTATTCGGACGGGTACTCCTCTAGAAGTAGTGGAAAACCTACAAGAACTCGAGGACGATGGTGAGCCGTATGAAAACATCGAAGAAATCTGGCCGGATTATCCAACAAAAGATGACTTCTTCTTCAATGAAGATGAATATTAAAAAAAGCCCTCAACAGGGCTTTTTTCTTTTATACGCCCAACACCCCTTTTAGCTTGGTCATTCCGCTGCGACTCACTGGTATCGCACCTCCCTTTCTGAGACGAAGGACGTTTCCCTCTTTTTCATAGGGCTCCACACTGGTGATCTCTGAAATCCTGACAATATAAGAACGATGTACCCGGACAAAATCCCGGGGATCAAGCACTGACTCAAAAAACTTCAATGTCCTGTTTTTAATATACTTGCTACCCTTGCTGTGAATATTGACAAAATCATCATTGGCCTCCAGGTATTCCACATCCTTCACCTGAACCACTTTGATCTCACCTTTTTCCTTCAGCACTATCCGGCTCGCATAGTCTTCCTTGCCCACCACATCCCTGGATGCCAATAATTTCTGTACCATATCTCCATTTTCGGTCAGAGAGAATTTCCTGATTGCCTCATCAAAGCGTGACTGTGAGAAAGGTTTCAGCAAATAATCCACGGCA from Echinicola soli encodes the following:
- a CDS encoding DUF2795 domain-containing protein, with protein sequence MYWTLELASYLEDAPWPATKDELIDYAIRTGTPLEVVENLQELEDDGEPYENIEEIWPDYPTKDDFFFNEDEY
- the ettA gene encoding energy-dependent translational throttle protein EttA, coding for MSDEKIIFSMAGVSKIYPPQKKVLKDIYLSFFYGAKIGVLGLNGSGKSSLLKIIAGLDTEYQGEVAWSSGYSVGMLEQEPQLDPEKTVKEVVEEAVADTVALLKEFEEINEKFMDPAVMEDPDAMNKLIEKQGEVQEKLDAANAWELDVVLDKAMDALRLPPSDAVVSNLSGGEKRRVALCRLLLQEPDVLLLDEPTNHLDAESVHWLEQHLKQYKGTVIAVTHDRYFLDNVAGWILELDRGEGIPWKGNYSSWLDQKQKRLAQEEKSESKRQKTLERELEWIKMTPKAKQAKGKARLSAYEKLVGEDAKERESKLELYIPPGPRLGSKVIEVNGVSKSYGDKLLFEDLTFALPQGGIVGIIGPNGAGKSTLFKLITGNEQPDAGSFEVGETVQLAYVDQEHDLLDANKSVYQTISEGNENIKLGNKEMNARAYVSKFNFSGSDQEKKVGVLSGGERNRVHLALTLKENGNLLLLDEPTNDLDVNTLRSLEEALENFGGCAVVISHDRWFLDRICTHILAFEGDSQVYWFEGNFTDYEENKRKRLGDVDPKRIKYKKLK
- a CDS encoding pyridoxal phosphate-dependent aminotransferase; protein product: MRQILLAPGADELNYEIRGIVKKAKIIEGLGFEITWENIGDPIQKSNTIPAWMKDIVKDLVSDDKTYGYSDSKGMLKTRQYLAGLNNKRNGVQVSEDDILFFNGLGDAIAKLYQFLIPTARIIGPSPAYSTHSSAEAAHANTFPITYRLDPDNSWYPDMDDLYNKVKYNPNIVGLLIINPDNPTGMVYPREVLEQFVAIAREFNLLLIADEIYQNITYNGHEAITLSEVIGDLPGISLKGISKEFPWPGSRCGWMEFYNKNGSEEFNKLCTTLENAKMIEVCSTMLPQLAIPKIMSHPKYLPYRKNANDRIGKRSQIMEEVLSGVPGIKFNKTKGAFYNTIVFDEAMLNERQYLPVEDVRVKGYLSQWLNEDDMPHDKRFVYNLLASEGICVVPVSSFCSNLRGFRVTLLEEDEDKFRDTFTRIANSIRLYLKSA
- a CDS encoding DUF349 domain-containing protein — encoded protein: MEHPYGYIKDDKVYLKGFLNQGDRVIGEVKESEASTIKYFEDRFELAKKKVADLKKDIEENQNKGSFLMKLIHLRESLMQYDALGDFVPLIDELNEQEEFLNEIIQANRERNLEIKRGLIEEAREIMNDTDWKETSEKFRDLKLRWIKTGPVSPELKDEIEGAFKETTDTFFENRKNYFDGLALQAEENIKVYESLVEQAREAFNMQDVKQAFEISKRIQKQWKESGKVPAEKRQPLWDEFSRLNNKIFGRFKRTMQNRPRQGYNQPTHLRPFEVVKKIEKLAESMRDLSLGDTSPEKISKAKRLQAEWKLLPPKKPREAQQYSRLFVFFTDIVFEKSFLHKLARSKYDNYYDMDEQEQRQVKISIMKDLVSRDEKELETVKENSENFRSHEPDFETMLYRKISAYKRKLDVKNHIIKELSNK
- a CDS encoding LytR/AlgR family response regulator transcription factor, with translation MIKTIIIDDEPLAGQLVEEYLEVFPDFEVVAVCHDGFDGLKAIQQHEPDLIFLDVQMPRINGFEMLELIECPPAVIFTTAFDEYAVKAFDSHAVDYLLKPFSQSRFDEAIRKFSLTENGDMVQKLLASRDVVGKEDYASRIVLKEKGEIKVVQVKDVEYLEANDDFVNIHSKGSKYIKNRTLKFFESVLDPRDFVRVHRSYIVRISEITSVEPYEKEGNVLRLRKGGAIPVSRSGMTKLKGVLGV